The Verrucomicrobiia bacterium genomic interval GTCCCGCTACAAAATTGATCTGGAGCTGACCCAGCCGCGCATCCCCTACCGCGAAACCATCAAGGCCAAGGGCGACTCCAAATACCGCCACAAAAAGCAGACCGGCGGAGCCGGCCAGTTTGCCGAGGTCTGGATGCGGATCGAGCCCAAGCAGCGCGATACCGGCGTCGAGTTCATCAACTCGCTGGTGGGCCAGAACGTGGACCGCGTCTTCGTCCCCTCGGTGGAAAAAGGAGTCCGCAAGGCCTGCGCCGAAGGCATCCTGGCGGGCTACAAGGTGGTGGACGTGCTGGTGGACTTCTACGATGGCAAGATGCACCCGGTGGACTCGAAGGACATCGCCTTCCAAATCGCCGGTTACTTCGCCTTCAAGGAAGCCTTCGAGAAGGCGCGTCCCTGCCTGCTGGAGCCCATCAACAACGTGGAAATCCGCATCCCGGAAGATTGCATGGGAAACGTGATGGGCGACCTCTCCAGCCGGCGCGGCAAGATTCTGGGCATGGACTCGGACGGCACCTTCCAGATCATCCGCGCCCAGGTGCCCGCCCGGGAAATGTACCGCTACTCCAGCAGTCTGCGCTCCCTCACGGGTGGCCGGGGCATTCACACCGAGGAATTCAGCCATTACGAGGAAATGCCGCGCGAGCTGGAGCAGCAGGTGATTGAAGAAGCCAAAAAACGCAAGGCGGACGCGGAAAAGCAGGGTGAATAACCCGGCCTCCGTCCCTCGGGAACGCTCCCTTTCAGGGGACATCGCCCGGCGGGAGAACCAATGGCTTCTCCCCCGCGGCGCCATGTCCCCTGCCCTGTTATGAATGTGCCATTTCTCAATCTGGCCGCGCAACACGCCGCCCTCAAGGACGAGCTGCTGCCTGTGGTGGAGCAGACGCTGGCCAGCGGGTATTATATCCTCGGGCCGAATGTGGCGGCTTTGGAAAAGGAAATCGCCGCCCTCACGCAAACCCACTTCGGCGTGGGCGTCAATTCCGGCTCGGATGCGCTGACCCTGGCTTTGCGCGCCCTGGAAATCGGGCCGGGGGACGAAGTCATCACCACCCCCTTTACGTACATCGCGCCCGCCGAATCCATTTATCAGATGGGCGCCCGCATCGTGTTTGCGGACATTGATCCCCACACCTTCAATCTGGACCCGGCGGACGTGGCGCGCCGCATCACGCCGCGCACCCGGGCCATCATCGCCGTGCACTTGTTTGGCCAGGCGGCGCCCCTGCCACCCCTGCTGGATTTATGCCACCAGCACCGCCTGCACCTGCTCGAAGACTGCGCCCAGGCCATCGGCGCAGAGTACCAGGGCCGGCCCGTCGGCGGCTGGGGCGTCATGGGTTGCTTCAGCTTCTATCCCACCAAAAACCTGGGCGCGAATGGCGATGGCGGCATGGTGGTCACCCGCGATGAGGGGCTAAACCGGCGGCTGCGCATGTTGCGGGTGCATGGCATCGAGAAGCGTTATTTCCACGATTTGCACGGTTACAACTCCCGGCTGGATGAGCTGCAGGCCGCCATTTTGCGGGTCAAATTGCGGCATCTGGCGGACTGGAATGCGCGCCGCAGGGCCATCGCGGCCCGTTATGATGCCGGGTTGCGGGATCTGCCGCTGCAGTTACCCCAAACCGCCGCCGGCAACCACCATGTGTTTCATGTCTATGCCGTGCTAAGTGACCGGCGCGATGCCCTGCATCAGTACCTGGCCGATCACGGAGTCCCCTGCATCATCTACTATCCACGCCCCTTGCACCTCCAGAAGGTGTACGCCGATTACGGTTGGCAGGAGGGGGATTACCCCGTGGCTGAAGACATTTCCCGGCGCATTCTGCCCCTGCCCATGTACCCGGAGCTGACCGATGCCCAGGTGGATTATGTGATCGCCAAAGTGCGGGAGTTTTTCAGCGTGGCTTGAAGCGCCGCCCTGCCGGGCCGGTTTATTTCAGGAACGCAGCGCCGCCTGCCGCCAAACCAGCACGGATTCCCCCTGCTGGGCCTTGCCCTCGAAATCCCGCGTCGCCGCCTCGAAACTGGCGGTGCATCCCGGTTTGATGGACTCGTGCAGTTCCACCATGATCACGCCCACCTTGTCCCGCCAACTGGCTGACGTTTCGAAGATTTCCTTCTCGGCGCCTTCAATGTCAATTTTGAGGATGTCAATGTAACTCAGGCCGTGATCTGCCATGAGTTTGTCCAGGGTGATGGCCTGAACCTTCTGCACCACGGGCAGCGACCCTTTTTCCGCGCTGTCGCGGGTTTGGAAGCCCCAGGCCCCAATGCCCGGATCCACCAGCTCCAAGGTTTCGTTGTTTTTCCACAATGCAGCCTGAATGGGGATAATTTGCGGAAAAGGCGCCACGTTTTTGACCAGATAACCGAAATTGCCCGCCTCCGGCTCAATGGCCAGGATTTTGGCCTCCGGGTATTGGCGGGCAAAAAACAGCGAGGCAAAGCCCACGTTGGCGCCGGCATCCACTATCACACGCGGCTTGAGCGGCAGCTCCAGAGCATACTCCTTGTCGCGAAAGATTTTCTTGTACGTGGGCAAATCCGAGCTTTTCAACCGCAGGCGCAAGGGATGCGCAAAATCCGGCACACGCCCCGTCCATTCTGCCGGCAGGGGCCAGTGCCGCGTGCGGGCGAAGAGCCACAGCCCCGCGGGACCAAAAACTTCGTAATAAAGCCCGATTCTTTTGAATTTTTCCACCACTTGTTGAAGACGCCCCATGCGATGCAATGGCCAGATGGTTTCAGCTTGAATGGAAAGCCCCCGCCGCCCCTTTCCGGCGCTTGGTGGGCCGCCCGGGAGATGGCGCAGGGTGAAGAAGGCAGGCTTGGCTCATAAGGCCCCCATCGCCTGCAACCGGCTTTTGACCTGCCGGAGATCCACCAGCGCGTTTAATTTGTGATCCGAAGGGAAAAGCAGAAATTCATAGTCCACCTCCACACACTGCGCGATCCATTCCTGGTCACCGGCAAGATAGGCATCGGCAAAAAGCTCCAGAAATTTGCAGCCGGGCCGGCACCACACCATGTTGGCCGTGCCGGAACCGTGAATGGCGCAAATGGCCTCGGCCCCGGCAAAGTGTTGAATCTGCCCGGCAAACGACATCTGGGCCGGATCCACGATCGCCCATCCCAAATCGGCAAAGAACTGCAAAACCTCCGCCTCGTTCACCATGTTGCGCCCGTAACTCGTGCGGCGCACAAAAAACTTTTTGGGTGTGGCAGCCGGCGAGACCCGCGGCAAAAAGGTGGCGCGCAGGAACTGGACGGCATACGGATTGTAGCAGACCACCATGCTGGTCGGCGGGCTGAAATAGTA includes:
- a CDS encoding DegT/DnrJ/EryC1/StrS family aminotransferase → MNVPFLNLAAQHAALKDELLPVVEQTLASGYYILGPNVAALEKEIAALTQTHFGVGVNSGSDALTLALRALEIGPGDEVITTPFTYIAPAESIYQMGARIVFADIDPHTFNLDPADVARRITPRTRAIIAVHLFGQAAPLPPLLDLCHQHRLHLLEDCAQAIGAEYQGRPVGGWGVMGCFSFYPTKNLGANGDGGMVVTRDEGLNRRLRMLRVHGIEKRYFHDLHGYNSRLDELQAAILRVKLRHLADWNARRRAIAARYDAGLRDLPLQLPQTAAGNHHVFHVYAVLSDRRDALHQYLADHGVPCIIYYPRPLHLQKVYADYGWQEGDYPVAEDISRRILPLPMYPELTDAQVDYVIAKVREFFSVA
- a CDS encoding FkbM family methyltransferase; protein product: MGRLQQVVEKFKRIGLYYEVFGPAGLWLFARTRHWPLPAEWTGRVPDFAHPLRLRLKSSDLPTYKKIFRDKEYALELPLKPRVIVDAGANVGFASLFFARQYPEAKILAIEPEAGNFGYLVKNVAPFPQIIPIQAALWKNNETLELVDPGIGAWGFQTRDSAEKGSLPVVQKVQAITLDKLMADHGLSYIDILKIDIEGAEKEIFETSASWRDKVGVIMVELHESIKPGCTASFEAATRDFEGKAQQGESVLVWRQAALRS